In the Sorghum bicolor cultivar BTx623 chromosome 4, Sorghum_bicolor_NCBIv3, whole genome shotgun sequence genome, cgAGTATGTCAAAGAGAGTAGCAAATTCGGAGTAGACTAGTTCCTGGTGATCGCCTAGAAAACGCTTGCATAACTCTCCACTACTATACTTTTTTAGTTTGTTTCTAGGCAACATCTAGCTATcgattgtttcaaaaaaaaaaaaacatctagCTATCGATTTGTATGTTCCCGTTGGCGACGTCATGTAGAGCAGAATGGTCGGCGCGGCACGTAGCTTCCACGCAAAAAACCCCTCGTGGATGGCCCTCGTGCGCTTTCTtgccatgctttatttattttctttggtTTACAAGCGACATAACATTGCATTTTCCTCTTGACACTTGGACCGAGGGCCACGGTAAATCCTAATCCAAGAGCTACACGTGCTCGTGGATTGACAGAGTCGTCTCGTCTCGATCTGGTCAGCCGGGGCACACCGTCATATCGTCAGTGATGCTGATCGAGCAACGAGCATCGTCATTACGAGTTGCTGAGGATACGAAGTCAACACGTCCCTTGAAGGAGAACAGATACTCTCCGTACAAAAACAATGCTTGTGGAGTCGAACCagattataaaaaaatagaatCAGTATTCAtcttaaatatatttatattgaatatatatatatatatatatatatatcctactATTATGATATTTATTACCCTATAAAAAATAGTACCTTATATATTTAATCAAATTTGGGGACAGAATAGTATTACATTTGGAACGTACAATCgattacggccttgtttagatccaaaaagttttgggTCTTTGACACTGTAGaaatttcatttttatttgacaaatattgtccaatcatggaataactaagtttacagacaaactgtgcaattagtttttgttttcatctatatttaatgcttcatgtatgtgttgcaagattcgatgtgacggagaatcttgaaaagttttttgttttcggggtgaactaaacaacgcctacCTTATTCACATGGTACTCTTAAAAAACAAGGGTATCGATTAATGACTTATTTACAAAATAAATGATGTATTTAACTATGTTATGGGCCTGTGTGCATTCCACGACAAAAGTTTAGTTCATTTGCTTCACAAGCGACTCTAAACTAGGCTTAGGCTAAAAGTGCCTTGGACGTCCCATACCCTCCACCCACCCACCCATCCACGCCCCTACATGCCTTAATTAAATGAGGAGCAAATTTGTCATTGTACGATGAAGGACTAAAGTTTAGCGTAGTAATTAAAATAGTCTACATGATTCAAACAATCTCATGTCTAtatgctaatgatggattaattaggcttaataaattcgtaTCGTGAAGTACTGACGGCatctgtaatttgttttttattagaatCCGAATACCCCGTAGAAATCCATAGATCACTCTAtgtaatattcgatgtgacgccaATTAAACTTTAGTCCCTAAAGCCAAACACTCGTTTTGGTCATCTGATAGGACATGCCAGCgattgtttagttccatttttttcaaatggacaatgtaacactttcgtctgtatctaacaaatattgtttgattatagactaactaaagttaaaagattcgtctcgcaaattataggtgtgtgtatttagtttttatttttttctatattaatgttttatgcgtgcgtctaaagattcgatatgatgaagaatgtgaaattttttgcaaatttttttgtgaactaaggccttgtttagttcatcctaattacacagtttacctgtaaattatgagacgaatcttttgatcctaatttgttcatgattggacaatatttgccacaaacaaacgaaaatgctatagtagcgaaatccaaaaacttttcacatctaaacaaggcctaaacaaagtCTAGTGAAGTGAATGATAGGCTTGCACAGGAGCATGTGTGTAGAGTATATGTATATTAATTACTGCTCATAGATGGGCAGCAGCTGGACATGGACGGCAGTACGGCCATACCGACAAAGACAAGCCCCGCACATTGACGTGTTTCCATGCAGTAATGATCATCATGTGAAACGCATTACAGATAAGGTTAGTAAAGGATAAACAAAGCAGGCAAGCCGCCAAGCGGTGGGGCCGGCCGTGAGCGTGAGGTACCACGACCGGGGGAGCAACGCGTCCAAGTTGCACTGCAGGTGCAGGTGCAGCCCGGCATCCCTTTAATTTGGCTAAGGTCGTGTTTAgttgatgaacttaaaattttCGTGATATTGTTtgtggcaattattgtccaatcatagattaattaagctcaaaagattcgtctcgtcaatttcgatcaaattatgtaattattttttatttttatctatatttaatactccatacatacgtctaaaaattcgatataacgagaaatcttgaaaaattttggatttttgggtgaaaataaataaagcctAGATAGGGTGGCCGGTGGCGGCTAGCTAGCACATGCAGCACAGCCAAAGAAAGCACAGCCAAAGAAAAGCATCATTACCGAAGGGTAGGTTATTAGGTTAGCAGCTGCCAGCTGGTAGCCAAAGTTGACCGAGGACCTGTTTTGTTTCCCttcttttagctagctaaaattattttagctatttttaAGTGATTaatagaactaaactattttagctccttttaatCAATGTATttagaactttagctactaaagtgactaaaatttagctagctaaaatttagcaaaacaaggcccaaataacAATGCCAGGATTAGCTGCAAAGTTTATATGCATCCAACATACCTATACAGTATACATGGATTCGATACGTAACAAAGTGGCTCCATCAGGATACATCTTTTCCAAGATAAAACAAAATGGCTGCATCAGGAGATACAGGTCGACATTACTTTCTCGTGATAAACGGGGAAAACTTTTCTCAATATTTAAAGGACCCTTTGAGAGTGACAAGGACTGAATTCTGGCATAAGATTATCAGAAACAAAGTGCGATGAACGTGCTGGGCAACAACTGCTCATCAACACAAGACCAACTAACTTAACCTAACTTTTTTGTGGATATCTATTGATGTGTACAAGGGCGTGAGGCATAGAAGATGATGATAGATATACTTCACAGCTACtacatgacaaaaaaaaaatggtgCAGAAAAAGAGGAAATTGTGTACGAGTCGGGAAATCATCAACGGTAGTAGGCCATGTGGCGCGATGAACGGAAAGGAGAAGCGTCCAACGGCGAGGAACGCCTGGCCTGGGTCTCAGGACGTGGAAGTTCCTTCTTTGGGAGTTTGGTCTCTGATCTCAGCCACGACTCAACTACTGACAGCAGGTTCTTGGCGCTCTTTAGCTCTTCGATATCAGAGTATCTGCCAGATCTTCTCAGCTCGCCTTCTTGGATGTACGCAAAGTCGGTAGCCCATGTCTCGAGTCCATCAAATATATGAGTCGCGTACACGATGGTAGCTTCCCTCTGTGGCAAGCATTTCATGTTATGCGATGCAATGAGGAAGGCATGGCCTATAATAACAAACTGAATCTTGTACCTGCTCACACTCTTCCTTAAAGAAATCAAGCAGATCCATTCTGGTCACAACGTCCAGATCAACAGTGATTTCATCAAGCAAAAGCACCTGCAATTGTTTCAGATGTTTTAATGCCATAACAAATATGGGTATATAGAAGTAACCACGAGGACCAAACAAATgagtataaaaataataaaaaaagagaaTTAATATGGAATGCCCAACATGAGAAAGGCCCTCCTTGTCAGTATCACAGGGCAAATCATGTTCATGTACTGAATACAGATAAGGATGGGGAATTTCCCATACACTCACCAAAGATGTCCCATACAGAATAACTTCGATGCCAATACAactaattttacaaatattctgTCTTCCATTTAGAAGAATATGTACTCGCAAGGATTTATCAGAACAATCAAGGCAAAACAGCTATCTTTTTTGTTCCTCTTTGGCATGGACAACACAGCTATCTAATCAGGCTCACTCAGCAGTGGACCTAGGACCACAGCATGCACCATACAAGTATTCAGCATACAAAAAAGTAAATTACTAGTACAGCTTTGTCAGAGATCACCAAAAATAACTATTAGAGATCACCAAAAATAACTAATGTTAGTTCACGATGAAATGACAAGTCCTGGATTGTTCTCATCCTACCACATCAAGTTTGCACTCAATATTAGCTTAAGCATCATGCTGTCTGAACAACAAAATCCACACAAAAAAGGAACAAAACATCACCTTGTATGGATGAAGAAGACCCATGCAGATTTGCACCCTGCGTCGCTGCCCATCTGAAACTTTATGCATGCGCCATTGCAGATCAATGTCTAGCAGATCAACCAGCTTCTCTCGCCTAACAGGATCAACCCCATCAACTGCTCATATTTCAGGGTAGAGATCGAAAGAAATGATAAGCTAAAAGATTTTCTACCAGCAGTAATGCTGATCTTAGTGCCTATCTTCTAACTTAAGGCATTATTAAACTAGGACTAGGAAAAAACAAACCACAAATGTGCAAGCAGGATTTGTTTAAACAAAAAACACATGCCCACAGGGAAGAACTGATCTCTAAAGAGATGTCAATCAAGGGTTTCAATTCAAGGACAAATAAAGGAGTCCGTTAGGCACATGATATCTTCTGTCAATAAGAACTCCAAGTATGGGGCATGCTGAAATGATGAGCATTGCAGTGTGATAGAATACCTCCAAAAATCATGTGCTCAGCagagaaatcgccttgaagcggAACATCACCCTGAGAAAATTGTTTACAAGTGAGACAGAGAAATTCCACTGAGAAATCATGCACTTGAACACTATGATCTGTCAATGTGCAGAACTCGAGTAACTGTGCATTCACAATTATCAAACTCggcaaataaaagaaaaattgcAGATGGCCAACTTTTAATAGATGTAACTATGTAAGTAGGCAAAATGGAATATTCTAAGGATTTATTACCTTTTATAAATGGCAAAAGATCTATGTGCCAAAACCCCATTTACGAGATGAGTGTACTTGTACAAACATTGATAATGATGGAACTGGAATGAACAATGTATTAACTATTGCAAAGTAAATCAAATTCCTAAAGCAAGTATACAGCAAGAGAACTTACAGCTGAACCAATAGTACGGCTCCAAGAACCACCCAAGTACGAAAGATCTCCACTGCACACTAGTTGTGTATCATGAAAAGCGGAACCATTGAGAACACGGACCACATCTCTTCCTCCAACCATATGCTTTCCCGCAAGAATCTTCAAGAGTGTGGTCTTGCCTGAGTATTGGCATAAGTACGTGCATAAGCCGCTGTACATAAAAAATTCTCGGCAAAGCTGGTAACCACATCTCAGCTACAAAGTGCTACATGAAACACTAGGGACCATCTGTACATCACATAAAACTTATCTGAAATGGATAAGAATTAAGGAACTACCTCCTGTTACACTCCAACTTTGGAAATAGACAAATTCTAGCAATGGTAATGGAATTTCGAAGTTAAAGTTCTAACACACTTTTCAATCTCCACGATAAACAATGGCAGAAAGAAAGTATGCATGGATGGCTGGATGCAATGCACAATTGCTGAAAAAAAAACATGGGAGTAGCACAAAACGGATAATGAGCAATAGCTGGTGCTACATTCAGTTAGTTTAATTGAATTTATCATTTCATTCAGCTTCTGTACCACAAGCATAACATTGTTTCAAGGTTACACTACCATATGCAATCCCACAATTTCATGGATAACATTAAAAACAACGCCATTCTCATCAATAAAGGGATCATGGGGTGTGGGCAGGCAATCCCCATCAAAACCAACCATCAAATCTCACACTAATTGTTGCAGGGTGCCATTACAAATCGAGGCGGCAGAAACTACTGTATATTACAAAAGGACATTCTGAGTCGCAAATATAATTTCCCCTTGTACCCTAAAACTAAAGAATTGCTGTTTTTTACTTGACCACATATAAAAGTTTGACAGACAATCAGATGAACTATATCTGTGCATAAGCTACTGTACACAAAATTTACTCAGCTAAGCTGGTAACCATATCTCAACTACCAAACGCTACATGAAACACTAGAGATCATCTGTGCATCACATACTCTTTATCTGAAATGGATAAAGACTTCCCTCCTTGGAAATAGATAAATCATAGCGGTGGCACTGGAGATTCCAAATTGAAGTACTACCTTCTGATCTTCATGAGAAAGAAAGGCAGAAGGAAAGTGGAGTACATGTTTATGCAATGCACAGCGCTGAAAAATAAGTGGCGGGAGTAGCACAAAATGGATATAACACAGAAACAGCACTAGTTGGTGCTACATGCAGTTAACTTTATTCCATTTGTCACAACACCCAGCTTCTGCAGCACAAGCCTAGCTAAACAACAGGACTGTTTAATTCCACAATTCAAAGGATAACGCTATAGACAACGCGGTTTAAAAATTGTGCAGTGGACAGTGGAACTACTTCAATTAAATCACAACAGGACGTCCTAAGTCGAAGACATGATTGCCCAGCCTCATCCCCTAAGCCTACAGAACTGTCATTTCCCTTTCACTAGACACCTAGCTGCAGATCAAACTGCGATGGTCAATCAATACGAATACACATACACTCTTCCTACCCATAATACGAATACACATACACTAGGGACCATCTGTACATCACATAAAACTTATCTGAAATGGATAAGAATTAAGGTTACCTCCTGTTACACACCAACTTTGGAAATAGACAAATCCTAGCAATGGTAATGGAATTTCGAAGTTAAAGTTCTAACACACTTTTCAATCTCCACGAGAAATAACGGCAGAAAGAAAGTATGCATGGATGGCTGGATGCAATGCACAATGCTGAAAAAAATATGTAGAAGTAGCATAAAACAGATAATGATATACAAAAAAAGCAATAGCTGGTGCTACATTCAGTTAGCTTAATTGAATTTATCACTTCATTCAGCTTCTGTAGCACGAGCATAACATTGTTTCAAGGTTACACCACCATATGTAATTCAACCATTTCATGGATAACATTAAAAACAACGTCATCCTCAACAATAAAGGGATCATTGGGTGTGAAGAGCTGGGCGAGCAATCCCCATCAAAATCAACCATCAACTCTCACACTAATTGTTGCATGGTGCCAATACAAATTGAGGCAGTGGACACTGGAACTACTCCAATTCAATCACAGCAGGACGTCCTAAGTCGAAGACATGATCGCCTCTCGTCCCCCTAAGCCTACAGAACTGTGATTTCCCTTTCACTAGACACCTAGAGGCTATAGATCAAACTGCACGAATACACATACGCCCCTCCTACCCATAATCCATCAGATGAACCGCGGCGGCAGGAGGCAAGGGGGGACAGGGTCAGGCATACCTGATCCGTTGGCGCCGATGAGGAGGCAGCGGGAGCCGGGTGCGACGCGGAGGTTGAAGCGCGCGAAGAGCGGCGGCTGCCCGTCGTAGCCGAACTGCAGGGCGCTAACCTCGATGCCGCTCCGCCTCCACCCTTCGTCCCCGTTCCCTTCGCCGGCCATCATCTCCCCCCGCAGCCTCACCGCCGGCTGGTTGATCTGACTGACGCACAACCCCCTCGCTCGCACGCTCGCTCGATCGCTCCCCTCTTGTTCTTATTTTTAGGGAGGATTTGGGAGTTGGTGGGAAGGAAGGAACGTTTGGTCTCTCTATGGCCTTGTGCTCGCCGCGTCACCCTCTACTGTTCAACATACATCTGCAGCCCACGCACGACACCAACCGTGCTTCTTCATATCTCACTTCGCACGGAGTAGTTTTTGGGCCCAACAACATACTTGGGCTCTCGTGTTCTTTCCTACCCGTGTTGGCCCTGTTTGGAACgcagcatttttttttctattctgTGTTTTTCTCTAAAATTAAACTGATTTTTTCTATCAAATTTATCGCCCCGTTTGTTTGAGTTTGTTAGTTGAATATGTCTGtcattcaataatatttttttataataaatcaacgAATAATATTTTCTGCCATGTTTTTTTAGTCGGACTCTAAAATTAAACTGTTTGGaacacaattttttttttctatttctgtGTTTTTCTTTCCTACCTGTGTTGGCCCCACCTTGGTCGAGCCCACGGACCTGACGTGGAGCACCGACGACGAGGCTGTCGAGCAGTCCGACAGTCATGGCGTCCGCTGCAGCCCGATGAACAGGCCCCGACACGGCAAGCAGAGGCAGTCCCAGGCCGAGCCCGGTGGCCAGTCGCGCGCCGGCTCTGGAAATTGTAGCAGCCATCCGTGAACGCAGCGCTCATCGTGGCGAGCGGCCAGTCGGGCGTTCGAGTCGTCTCGGCGAACTCGTAGTGGATAGGCATGGTAGTCAGTCTCAATGGTCcatttcaatgcactgtttccaaaacaaatctgctgacagagtatgaatgaaacgaacaatgaaacaacctccacaatgcatgagtttcaccttgatgttttctaggctgggcaaagcatttaattacagcaaaatgattggatcacatgcaagatggtgaaacgatttagtcctcagtagggatttcatcctgtttcaccgcgtgggaaacaacgccagcggagtttcacctccttccttctctctcctcttcgtttcatgcaaaaagtgcactTTTGCTGACAtagcgctctaataaatgtgcatgacatcctggtgaaaccccaTTGAGATTGGCCTTAGTGTTttttttctatctatctataggcggtggtggtggtgccacATATGTGTTTGTCCTGTTCACTTTTCAGACATACGAATAAGCTCGTGTTTCTTTGTTAGCTATACATTATTGAGATGGTGTGATAATTTGCGCACCATTTCATGCATGTTGGTTTGATGAGAGATCTTCGTAGGGtttgttatttttttttctgttcagTTGCTACTTTACAGAGCAGGGAGAGAAGACAGGGATTATTCCCACCCCTTTTGGTAACCATAAAGTTGTTTTGCATTAAAAAACATGTTTTCGAACACGTAGTCCCTGTCTCCCTGATAATAGTTTAGTATACTAATGCAAACCAACAATTCTCTCCAGTTCAATAGTCACTTGAGCTATTTCAACTGACTAAGAGTTCTATGCATGAGGCGCTATTTTGTCAAATATTGGtttaacattttttattttgtgCCTCTTGTGATGAGGAGGAAGGTGAGGTTTAGTCATATATACATTACTCCCATCCTATCCCCAAAAGAATGTCATTGTAAGTTCATGACAAGTTCTACATAAAATAATATCAACATTGATATTTTTAAATAGATTtactataaaatatattttataattaatcTTGTCATATTTACTTGGCATCATAAAGATTAGTAGGTTGTTGAATTTGATCCAACTTGATTGGCTTAGGAGCTGCATCTTTTGTTGGATCGAGTGAGTACCTTGCAATGGTCATCAGAGAAGGTTTTATTATTAAAAAAGGCCCTATTTTTGTTCAAACACAACAGCTTTCGTAGCTCAGTTGGTTAGAGCACCCGTTTAGTAAGCGGGAGGTCTTGAGTTCAACTCTCAACGaaagcaatatttattatatttttaaaatttttgtttATTAATGGTCATGCCCATATAAATCCAGcgtttattatatatatttaaaaaattgTTAATTTAATGTTCATACCCATATAAATCCAGCGTTTGGTGATTTTCAAGATGGACC is a window encoding:
- the LOC8084685 gene encoding ABC transporter I family member 19, whose amino-acid sequence is MMAGEGNGDEGWRRSGIEVSALQFGYDGQPPLFARFNLRVAPGSRCLLIGANGSGKTTLLKILAGKHMVGGRDVVRVLNGSAFHDTQLVCSGDLSYLGGSWSRTIGSAGDVPLQGDFSAEHMIFGVDGVDPVRREKLVDLLDIDLQWRMHKVSDGQRRRVQICMGLLHPYKVLLLDEITVDLDVVTRMDLLDFFKEECEQREATIVYATHIFDGLETWATDFAYIQEGELRRSGRYSDIEELKSAKNLLSVVESWLRSETKLPKKELPRPETQARRSSPLDASPFRSSRHMAYYR